A part of Penaeus vannamei isolate JL-2024 chromosome 1, ASM4276789v1, whole genome shotgun sequence genomic DNA contains:
- the LOC138862639 gene encoding uncharacterized protein yields the protein MERTWYEHQAEKMVESDTCIILQDFPVHTDRVLEHNKPDKTVVDKVKKTCPTIDVARPFGSRIATKEGEKDRDDKRLEYKTGRVWKVKRVEKVSVIMETLATVTKSIERYIKQMGTGGL from the coding sequence ATGGAAAGGACATGGTACGAACATCAGGCAGAAAAGATGGTGGAGTCGGATACTTGCATAATACTACAGGACTTCCCGGTACATACTGATCGAGTATTAGAACACAACAAGCCAGACAAAACCGTGGTGGATAAGGTGAAGAAAACCTGTCCGACGATAGACGTGGCTCGTCCATTTGGCTCTCGAATCGCGACGAAGGAaggcgagaaagacagagatgacaAAAGACTGGAATATAAAACAGGTAGAGTTTGGAAAGTGAAGAGGGTAGAGAAAGTGTCAGTTATTATGGAAACGCTGGCAACAGTAACAAAGAGTATTGAAAGATATATAAAGCAAATGGGTACAGGGGGTCTTTAG